One Fuerstiella marisgermanici DNA window includes the following coding sequences:
- a CDS encoding ABC transporter ATP-binding protein: MNPLAVCIRDLRVSYGKFEAVKGISLDIPKGEVFGFIGPNGAGKSSTIRVLATLQPKFRGLALVCGLDVTSQPQQVREKIGYMPDFFGVYEDLTALEYLHFFAAAYKLPSNRRKGVIDDVLALTDLAHKADSPVDGLSRGMKQRLALARVLLHDPDLLLLDEPASGLDPRARIEVRELLKALKEMGKTILISSHILHELSQLCTRIGIIETGEMVAQGSLNEIFQQLHLKRVIHLRLDNPGEDLEARVRNIPGVDSVESQVDRWAIRLREDELSVADFHQALVEEKARITMFQPEAMDMETAFMKLTEGKTA; this comes from the coding sequence ATGAACCCACTCGCTGTCTGCATTCGAGATCTGCGTGTCAGCTATGGCAAGTTCGAAGCCGTCAAAGGGATCTCTCTGGATATTCCCAAAGGCGAAGTCTTCGGATTCATCGGGCCCAATGGTGCCGGTAAGTCGTCGACCATCCGAGTCCTCGCAACGCTGCAACCAAAGTTTCGTGGTCTGGCCCTTGTGTGTGGACTTGATGTTACAAGTCAGCCGCAGCAGGTGCGTGAGAAAATTGGTTATATGCCAGACTTCTTTGGCGTTTACGAAGACCTGACGGCGCTTGAATATCTTCACTTTTTCGCGGCCGCCTACAAGCTGCCGTCCAATCGACGTAAAGGCGTGATCGACGACGTATTGGCACTGACCGACCTCGCCCACAAAGCCGATTCTCCCGTCGACGGCCTGTCACGCGGGATGAAACAGCGGCTGGCGCTGGCTCGAGTTCTGCTTCACGATCCCGACCTGCTGCTGCTGGATGAACCAGCCAGCGGGCTTGATCCGCGGGCGCGCATTGAAGTCCGCGAACTGCTGAAAGCGCTTAAGGAGATGGGCAAGACGATTCTGATCAGCAGCCATATTCTGCACGAACTTAGCCAGCTTTGTACGCGGATCGGCATTATTGAAACAGGCGAAATGGTGGCTCAGGGATCGCTAAACGAAATCTTCCAGCAGTTGCATCTGAAGCGAGTTATTCATCTGCGGCTGGACAATCCCGGCGAAGACCTGGAAGCTCGCGTGCGTAATATTCCCGGCGTGGATTCCGTGGAAAGTCAGGTCGATCGCTGGGCTATTCGGTTGCGGGAGGATGAGCTTTCCGTGGCTGATTTCCATCAGGCACTGGTTGAAGAGAAGGCTCGTATTACCATGTTCCAACCGGAAGCGATGGACATGGAAACTGCCTTCATGAAGCTAACGGAAGGGAAGACGGCGTGA
- a CDS encoding ABC transporter permease, whose protein sequence is MRFIPELPLLRRELTELANRRRTYIVRVAGAVVILFYVFINYEIALNMRQQMSRQLGAGGPLQFLGVGGDIFASITPVLFYTVQLLMPALACASVTSEKESNTIGTLLLTKLSPGTIVIEKFGSRLIPMLTILLLTFPVIAYVHSLGGVDTDMLISTIWLLLCECFLIASVAILFSTYFATTVTAFIWSYATIMMLMVLTLSLRITSFMPSAIWQDMMFGNRMGIPAAQMAAMRAFGGVGAVGQTSGWVLTVARTVPALLITAMLLLTARLMLVRRAFISQSSFVLKVFRSVDAFFKALNERTTGGIEIISDKNPLPENDPVAWRERNKKSLGKARYLFRVLVVLEVPTLFVCAAAATTSSRTGFQGLYALQLLVWVLAALVASVKGATLFSTERAKQTIEPLLASPMTAAELIQQKVAGMRRLLIVLAIPILSVNFTHFLLNSSAQSLTSINTAFTPVTYFLLSIWGTFVLLYVVAWLTTGLGLTIHSPTKAILAAVSVIVVWTVSPIIAAQLLGAAPPVREIFLTFSPYGLIEASERYLVGRFQDYSMYRVTDEVGERWWMFTLPLYTVGLLVVWRVVLWCGPQLLQRAENAAPLALTVPTSETVAPALEGTR, encoded by the coding sequence GTGAGATTCATTCCGGAATTACCCCTTCTTCGTCGTGAGCTGACGGAACTGGCGAACCGCCGGCGAACGTACATTGTGCGCGTAGCCGGTGCCGTAGTGATTCTGTTTTATGTCTTCATCAACTACGAAATTGCACTGAACATGCGTCAGCAGATGTCTCGCCAGCTTGGTGCTGGCGGGCCACTTCAGTTTCTGGGAGTGGGCGGCGACATCTTTGCAAGTATTACGCCCGTTCTGTTCTATACCGTCCAGCTCTTGATGCCGGCTCTGGCTTGCGCATCTGTGACCAGCGAAAAAGAAAGCAATACTATTGGAACGTTGCTGCTGACAAAGCTGTCGCCGGGCACGATTGTGATCGAAAAGTTCGGTAGCCGGCTGATCCCGATGCTCACGATTCTGCTGCTCACATTTCCGGTCATCGCCTATGTGCATTCGCTGGGCGGTGTCGATACCGACATGCTGATCAGTACGATCTGGCTGCTGCTGTGCGAATGTTTTCTAATCGCCAGTGTTGCCATTTTGTTCTCGACCTATTTTGCGACAACGGTGACGGCATTTATTTGGTCGTATGCCACGATCATGATGTTAATGGTGCTGACGCTTAGTCTGCGGATCACGTCGTTCATGCCGTCGGCCATTTGGCAGGACATGATGTTTGGTAATCGGATGGGCATTCCGGCTGCCCAAATGGCTGCCATGCGAGCCTTTGGGGGCGTTGGGGCGGTGGGGCAGACCAGTGGCTGGGTGTTGACTGTAGCGCGTACCGTGCCCGCGTTGCTGATCACAGCGATGCTGCTGCTGACGGCCCGCCTGATGCTTGTGCGGCGAGCGTTCATTTCGCAGTCGTCGTTTGTGCTGAAGGTGTTTCGATCTGTCGACGCTTTCTTCAAAGCTCTGAACGAACGCACCACCGGCGGTATCGAAATTATCAGCGACAAAAATCCGTTGCCGGAAAACGATCCTGTGGCATGGCGAGAGCGAAACAAAAAGTCGCTGGGCAAGGCTCGCTATCTGTTTCGCGTGCTGGTGGTGCTTGAGGTACCAACGTTGTTCGTCTGCGCCGCTGCAGCCACTACCTCTTCTCGTACCGGTTTTCAGGGGCTGTATGCGTTGCAGCTTCTGGTGTGGGTACTCGCCGCATTGGTGGCCAGCGTGAAAGGCGCGACCCTGTTTTCGACAGAACGAGCCAAGCAAACAATCGAACCGCTGTTGGCAAGCCCGATGACAGCGGCCGAACTGATCCAGCAAAAAGTGGCTGGCATGAGGCGTCTGCTAATCGTGCTGGCCATCCCGATTCTCAGCGTGAATTTCACGCACTTTCTGTTGAACAGCAGTGCTCAAAGTTTGACAAGCATCAATACCGCCTTTACCCCGGTGACCTATTTTCTGCTAAGCATATGGGGCACGTTTGTCCTGCTGTACGTGGTCGCCTGGCTGACGACGGGACTCGGTCTGACAATCCATTCACCAACGAAGGCCATTCTGGCGGCTGTGTCGGTGATCGTGGTGTGGACAGTTTCCCCGATCATCGCGGCTCAATTGTTAGGAGCCGCGCCGCCGGTTCGCGAGATCTTTCTGACGTTTTCGCCCTACGGCCTGATCGAAGCCAGCGAACGATATCTGGTGGGAAGGTTTCAGGATTATTCGATGTACCGAGTGACCGACGAAGTTGGTGAACGCTGGTGGATGTTCACTCTGCCGTTGTACACCGTTGGCCTGCTGGTAGTTTGGCGAGTTGTGTTGTGGTGTGGACCGCAGTTGCTGCAGCGAGCCGAAAATGCGGCTCCACTGGCATTGACCGTCCCCACGTCAGAAACAGTCGCGCCAGCGCTGGAGGGAACTCGGTGA
- a CDS encoding ABC transporter ATP-binding protein, with translation MPPTYDANTVPAISVSELTHAFKGHQALNQVSFAVMPQTLHGFVGPNGAGKTTTLKVICTLLKPNWGQVQVFGHSVRSEPIAVREKIGFMPDHFSMYRQMTVFEYLDFFAAAYGLKMTQRDQVINDVLTLTDMDGRRNDLISGLSRGMQQRVSLARVLVHDPDLLLLDEPASGLDPRARIELMEILRELRRMGKTIFISSHILSELAELCDSVTIIDRGHVKFSGPMDALLDADAEVSRFTLKFSQAPENATELLTAIDGIVSAEIPEYSSGNEFDLELDPASDSNIVLSSIIGLGVPIVSFAQRRKQLNQAFMDLTTRGVRP, from the coding sequence ATGCCTCCAACCTACGACGCCAACACTGTTCCGGCGATTTCCGTCAGCGAATTGACGCATGCCTTCAAGGGACACCAGGCACTGAATCAGGTTTCGTTTGCCGTGATGCCGCAAACGCTTCACGGATTTGTTGGGCCGAACGGGGCCGGTAAAACGACGACGCTAAAGGTCATCTGCACATTGCTGAAACCCAATTGGGGGCAGGTGCAGGTGTTTGGGCACAGCGTGCGAAGTGAACCGATTGCGGTTCGTGAAAAGATTGGGTTCATGCCGGACCACTTCAGCATGTACCGCCAGATGACAGTCTTCGAATACCTTGATTTCTTCGCCGCCGCCTACGGGTTGAAGATGACTCAGCGGGACCAGGTGATCAACGACGTGTTGACGCTGACTGACATGGACGGACGTCGCAACGATTTGATCTCCGGCCTGTCGCGAGGCATGCAGCAGCGAGTCAGCCTGGCTCGCGTATTGGTCCACGATCCAGACCTGTTGCTGCTGGACGAACCGGCCAGCGGCCTGGATCCACGAGCTCGCATCGAACTGATGGAGATCCTTCGTGAACTGCGTCGGATGGGCAAAACGATTTTCATCAGCTCACACATTCTCAGCGAACTGGCGGAATTGTGCGACAGTGTGACGATTATCGATCGAGGCCACGTGAAGTTCAGCGGGCCGATGGACGCGCTGCTGGACGCGGATGCGGAAGTCTCGCGGTTCACTCTAAAGTTTAGTCAGGCCCCCGAAAACGCGACCGAACTTCTCACCGCGATCGACGGAATTGTGTCGGCTGAAATTCCTGAGTACAGCTCGGGCAACGAATTCGATTTGGAACTCGACCCGGCCAGCGATTCCAACATCGTGCTCAGTTCCATCATTGGGCTGGGCGTTCCGATCGTTTCGTTTGCTCAGCGGCGAAAACAGTTGAATCAGGCATTCATGGACCTGACGACTCGAGGAGTTCGTCCGTGA
- a CDS encoding phytanoyl-CoA dioxygenase family protein, with protein MDNLDQIEEHGFAIREYILDAATVAWCCELLEAARHNDNSENVTNSSGTYGLRNLTDVVPQFADIVRLPAVADLVESVAGQGAFMVRATLFDKTPSANWGVFWHQDLSIAVEEKHDAEGFVAWTRKAGVACVQPPVELMQQVLAVRLHLDDCTADNGALKVLPGTHRLARMSTAEAERQQRQVQGVVCEVRAGGALLMRPLLLHASSPMEVVSSRRVIHIEFANFELSSPLRWKYRIPCRAIRDSAGSSD; from the coding sequence ATGGACAACCTGGACCAAATCGAAGAACACGGCTTTGCGATTCGAGAATACATTCTCGATGCAGCAACCGTAGCGTGGTGCTGCGAACTGCTTGAGGCGGCTCGCCATAATGACAATTCCGAAAATGTCACCAATAGCAGCGGCACCTACGGATTGCGAAACCTGACCGATGTTGTCCCTCAGTTTGCTGACATCGTGCGGCTGCCGGCCGTTGCTGACCTTGTGGAATCGGTTGCAGGGCAGGGGGCTTTCATGGTGCGAGCCACATTGTTTGACAAAACGCCAAGCGCCAACTGGGGAGTTTTCTGGCATCAGGACCTGTCGATTGCTGTGGAAGAAAAGCACGACGCCGAAGGCTTTGTCGCATGGACCAGAAAAGCGGGTGTTGCGTGCGTGCAACCACCGGTCGAGCTGATGCAGCAGGTGCTGGCCGTGCGACTTCATCTGGATGATTGCACGGCAGACAACGGAGCACTGAAGGTCCTGCCGGGGACTCATCGACTGGCTCGCATGTCGACAGCCGAAGCGGAGCGTCAACAGCGGCAGGTTCAGGGAGTGGTGTGCGAGGTCCGCGCTGGTGGAGCTCTACTGATGCGGCCGCTGTTGCTGCACGCATCATCGCCGATGGAAGTGGTCTCCAGCCGTCGCGTGATTCATATCGAATTCGCCAACTTCGAACTGTCGTCACCGTTACGCTGGAAGTACCGAATTCCCTGCCGCGCTATTCGCGACTCAGCCGGTTCCAGCGATTGA